The Silvibacterium dinghuense region GGAACTTGATGTTCGGGTTGTGCTTCGACAGCACCTTCGTGATCGCCGCTGTCAGCGTCGTCTTGCCGTGGTCAATGTGCCCAATCGTTCCCACATTCACGTGCGGCTTCGACCGGTCAAATTTCTCCTTCGCCATTTCCCTTATCCTCTTCTCGAGCTTCCGTTATTCATTCCGGGCCTGCCCTCATCGGGCAGACCCGCGATCTTAAAACCTA contains the following coding sequences:
- a CDS encoding GTP-binding protein gives rise to the protein MAKEKFDRSKPHVNVGTIGHIDHGKTTLTAAITKVLSKHNPNIKF